TTAATTTTATTATTTGTTTTTCTACGTATATTACGAATATTAATTCTATTAAATTCTGCTTCTATTTTTATATTTTTAAAAATTTTTATTTTCCTAGTTTCTGTCATAATAGGCATTTTAACATAAATACTAGAATCTATTATTTTAGTTGTTACATCTAAATTTGAAAGTATAATACTTTTTTCTATATTTTTTATTATTGTATAATCAAATGGAGTTATTTTTAGGGTAGAAGAATTTTCGACAACTATAGAAGATATATGATGAATTAATATCGATTTATTATTTAATTTTAAAGAAATATTATTTAATAAATAAGGAGATAATCTAGTCTGTGATAGATTATTAATTTTATCTATAAATAAATCTATACATTTTTGCATATTTTTTTTATTATCATTTATAATATTATTATACATATAATATCCTTAATTTAAATTATATATTTTTATTTAATTATTTTTAATTACTGTCCCTTCAAGTTTACCGGTTAAAATTCTATAAAGTGATCCTGGTTTTTGAATATTAAAAATATGTATAGGAACATTATAATCACGCGCTAAAATAAAAGCTGTATTATCCATAATTTTAATTTTTTTTTTTATTACATAATCATAATCTATTTTATCAAAAAATTTAGCATTAGAATAATTAATAGGATCTTTTGAATATACCCCATTTACTTTTGTTGCTTTTAATATAGCATTAGCTTCTAATTCAATCCCTCTTAAACATGCTGTAGTATCTGTAGTAAATAAAGGATTACCAATACCACCTGTTAATACAATTATATTTTTTTTAATTAAATCCATTGCTTCAAAAGCATTATATTCTTTACATATCCCCTGTATTGGTAAAGATGACATTAAATATACATTAATTAATTTATTTTTAATTGATTGATATAACAATAAACCATTAATAATTGTTGATAACATACCAATTTGATCACCTAAAACTCTTTTCAAATTATTATTTCCATTACAATATTTACCTCTAAATAAATTTCCTCCTCCAATTACTATTGCTATTTCAATACCTAATGGTAAAATACTTTTTACTTCTTTTATAATATAATCTAATAATTTATTATCTATACCAGATAGATTTTTACCTTGTAAAAATTCTCCACTTATTTTTAATATAATACGATCATAAATTATTTTTGTTTTAATATTCATATAGTACTTATTATATTTTTTATATAAAATATATTTTA
This genomic window from Enterobacteriaceae endosymbiont of Donacia marginata contains:
- a CDS encoding ribosome recycling factor, with the translated sequence MYNNIINDNKKNMQKCIDLFIDKINNLSQTRLSPYLLNNISLKLNNKSILIHHISSIVVENSSTLKITPFDYTIIKNIEKSIILSNLDVTTKIIDSSIYVKMPIMTETRKIKIFKNIKIEAEFNRINIRNIRRKTNNKIKFCLKNKDIDENQEQKLYSIVQKQTTFYINYIKEFLKKKEKELF
- the pyrH gene encoding UMP kinase, with amino-acid sequence MNIKTKIIYDRIILKISGEFLQGKNLSGIDNKLLDYIIKEVKSILPLGIEIAIVIGGGNLFRGKYCNGNNNLKRVLGDQIGMLSTIINGLLLYQSIKNKLINVYLMSSLPIQGICKEYNAFEAMDLIKKNIIVLTGGIGNPLFTTDTTACLRGIELEANAILKATKVNGVYSKDPINYSNAKFFDKIDYDYVIKKKIKIMDNTAFILARDYNVPIHIFNIQKPGSLYRILTGKLEGTVIKNN